A region from the Paenibacillus humicola genome encodes:
- the tsaB gene encoding tRNA (adenosine(37)-N6)-threonylcarbamoyltransferase complex dimerization subunit type 1 TsaB — protein sequence MTGQQAEGREAADGPLMLAVDTSTAALAAAVVRGGTTLASLQTMAERNHSVQTVPQIKALLERSGVAPESLDGLAVGRGPGSYTGMRIAVAVGKTLAWVWNKPLVGVSSLEALAYGAMCEAADGADEAAAGDIGGEFGRPADLGEVSVGRTHPAQADGIVSPEEWYIPIMDARRGQVYTAAFASQGGRESWSRLEDDGIRLMKDWVDRVNGLRLARRNGEAPFRIWIVGDFSLHEAEGERLRSLCEAEISYAGSRHTEVRLLPAVLNGSAVAALGMRRIARGERDEAHTFVPNYTQLAEAEVKLLARQAGQAGEAGGR from the coding sequence ATGACGGGTCAGCAAGCTGAAGGCCGGGAGGCTGCGGACGGGCCGCTTATGCTCGCCGTCGATACGTCGACGGCGGCGCTGGCTGCGGCGGTCGTTCGCGGCGGAACGACGCTCGCCTCCCTGCAGACGATGGCGGAGCGGAACCATTCCGTCCAAACGGTACCGCAAATCAAGGCGCTGCTGGAGCGGAGCGGCGTCGCTCCGGAGTCGCTGGACGGCCTGGCGGTCGGGCGGGGGCCCGGTTCCTATACGGGCATGCGCATCGCGGTGGCGGTGGGCAAAACGCTCGCTTGGGTTTGGAACAAGCCGCTTGTCGGCGTTTCCAGCCTGGAAGCGCTCGCCTATGGCGCGATGTGCGAAGCGGCGGATGGAGCGGACGAAGCGGCCGCCGGCGACATTGGCGGCGAGTTCGGACGGCCTGCGGATTTAGGCGAGGTTTCTGTAGGGCGCACCCATCCGGCGCAGGCGGACGGGATCGTTTCGCCGGAAGAATGGTATATTCCGATTATGGACGCCCGCCGCGGTCAGGTGTATACCGCGGCTTTCGCTTCGCAAGGCGGAAGGGAAAGCTGGAGCCGGCTGGAGGACGACGGCATCCGGCTGATGAAGGATTGGGTCGACCGGGTGAACGGTTTGCGGCTGGCGCGGCGAAACGGCGAAGCGCCTTTCCGCATCTGGATCGTCGGCGACTTCTCGCTGCATGAGGCGGAAGGCGAGCGGCTTCGCAGCCTGTGCGAGGCGGAAATTTCCTATGCCGGCAGCAGGCACACGGAAGTCCGGCTGCTGCCGGCCGTCCTGAACGGCAGCGCGGTTGCCGCGCTTGGCATGCGGCGGATCGCCCGCGGCGAACGCGACGAAGCGCATACGTTCGTCCCGAACTACACGCAGCTGGCCGAAGCAGAGGTCAAGCTGCTGGCGCGGCAGGCGGGGCAGGCGGGAGAGGCGGGCGGCCGATGA
- the rimI gene encoding ribosomal protein S18-alanine N-acetyltransferase: MKESLESRVVFRSMTLADIPRVLDIEREAFTSPWSGEAFVNELTNNHFARYMVMDLDGDIIGYGGMWTIMDEAHVTNIAVRSDYRGRGLGEKLLTELQRTAVFFGSARMTLEVRVSNEIAQRLYRKLGFEPSGIRPGYYSDNQEDALIMWAELEQAGAENKRDHKRNYFGR, translated from the coding sequence ATGAAGGAGTCGTTGGAAAGCCGCGTCGTTTTCCGGTCCATGACGCTTGCGGACATTCCCCGCGTGCTCGACATCGAACGGGAAGCGTTCACGAGCCCGTGGTCCGGCGAAGCGTTCGTGAACGAGCTGACGAATAATCATTTCGCCCGTTATATGGTTATGGATCTGGACGGCGATATTATCGGCTACGGCGGCATGTGGACGATAATGGACGAAGCGCACGTGACGAATATTGCCGTGCGCTCCGATTACCGCGGCCGCGGGCTCGGCGAGAAGCTGCTGACGGAGCTGCAGCGCACGGCCGTCTTTTTCGGATCGGCGCGCATGACGCTGGAGGTTCGGGTCAGCAACGAAATCGCCCAGCGGCTTTACCGGAAGCTCGGCTTCGAACCTTCCGGCATCCGGCCGGGCTATTATTCGGACAATCAGGAGGACGCCCTCATCATGTGGGCGGAGCTCGAACAGGCAGGAGCGGAAAACAAGCGTGACCACAAACGAAATTATTTTGGCCGTTGA